In Mercurialis annua linkage group LG5, ddMerAnnu1.2, whole genome shotgun sequence, a single genomic region encodes these proteins:
- the LOC126682782 gene encoding uncharacterized protein LOC126682782 isoform X2 codes for MSNRVVTDFVVLSMTLGLFGTRRWGFRLRSCSVRLFAKREKRILLDLLWRLLNIRTLASFTAGMLEARTRYIILLLLLDI; via the exons ATGTCTAATCGAGTTGTGACTGATTTTGTTGTTCTCTCTATGACTCTTGGGCTGT TTGGGACAAGAAGATGGGGCTTTCGTTTACGAAGCTGTTCAGTACGGCTTTTCGCCAAGAGAGAAAAGAGAATACTTCTG GATTTATTGTGGAGACTGTTGAATATAAGAACATTAGCTAGCTTCACTGCTGGGATGTTGGAGGCCAGGACAAGGTATATAATTTTATTGCTTCTCTTGGATATATAG
- the LOC126682782 gene encoding ADP-ribosylation factor 1-like isoform X1, giving the protein MSNRVVTDFVVLSMTLGLFGTRRWGFRLRSCSVRLFAKREKRILLVGLDVAGKTTILYKLKLGKIVTTIPTIGFIVETVEYKNIS; this is encoded by the exons ATGTCTAATCGAGTTGTGACTGATTTTGTTGTTCTCTCTATGACTCTTGGGCTGT TTGGGACAAGAAGATGGGGCTTTCGTTTACGAAGCTGTTCAGTACGGCTTTTCGCCAAGAGAGAAAAGAGAATACTTCTGGTAGGTCTCGATGTGGCCGGTAAGACTACCATTTTGTATAAGCTCAAGCTCGGAAAGATTGTCACAACTATTCCTACTATCG GATTTATTGTGGAGACTGTTGAATATAAGAACATTAGCTAG